Proteins encoded within one genomic window of Pseudalkalibacillus sp. SCS-8:
- the efp gene encoding elongation factor P codes for MISVNDFKTGLTIEVDGGIWTVLDFQHVKPGKGAAFVRSKLRNLRTGAIQEKTFRGGEKVAKAHIDNRRMQYLYSSGDVHTFMDTETYEQLELRTAQIEEELKYLLENMTVQVQMYEGETIGVELPNTVELEVTETEPGIKGDTASGGTKPATVQTGLTVQVPFFVNEGDVLIIDTRTGQYVSRA; via the coding sequence ATGATTTCAGTAAATGATTTTAAAACAGGTTTAACAATTGAAGTTGATGGTGGAATCTGGACAGTGTTGGATTTCCAACACGTAAAACCAGGGAAGGGTGCAGCTTTCGTTCGCTCGAAGCTTCGTAACCTTCGCACAGGTGCGATCCAGGAAAAGACTTTCCGTGGAGGAGAAAAGGTAGCGAAGGCGCACATCGATAACCGCCGTATGCAATACCTTTACTCTTCAGGTGATGTCCATACGTTCATGGATACGGAAACTTACGAGCAGCTTGAGCTTCGCACTGCTCAAATTGAAGAAGAACTGAAATATCTGCTTGAAAACATGACGGTCCAAGTACAAATGTATGAAGGCGAAACGATCGGTGTTGAACTGCCGAACACAGTTGAACTTGAAGTGACAGAAACAGAACCTGGAATCAAGGGTGATACAGCTTCAGGTGGTACGAAACCGGCAACAGTACAAACCGGTTTGACTGTTCAAGTACCATTCTTCGTCAATGAAGGCGATGTCTTGATCATCGATACGC
- a CDS encoding Xaa-Pro peptidase family protein, with product MNRIERLRALFDDHGIDGMLITSPSNRRYVSQFTGSSGVALISKDEAKFVTDFRYIDQANEQAAGFEIVKHTGLITEEVANQAKAMGIKKLGFEQDYLTYAVHQSYSKKVDGELVPVSGMIEKLRLIKDEDELKVLKEAAELADKTFEHILTFIKPGMREIDVSNELEFFMRKNGATSSSFDIIVASGVRSSLPHGVASEKVIEKGDMVTLDFGALYKGYCSDITRTIAVGEPSEKMKEIHQIVLDAQLKGLEGLKPGMTGIEADALTRDYIKEKGYGENFGHSTGHGIGLDVHEGPGLSFKVDTVLEPGMVVTVEPGIYVSGLGGVRIEDDVVITETGCEKLSTSSKELFIIGE from the coding sequence ATGAATCGGATTGAACGATTAAGAGCATTATTTGACGATCATGGAATTGACGGGATGTTAATTACAAGCCCGAGCAACCGGAGATATGTGAGTCAATTCACGGGTTCCTCTGGGGTAGCATTGATTTCGAAGGACGAAGCGAAGTTCGTAACGGATTTCCGTTATATCGACCAAGCGAATGAACAAGCTGCAGGTTTTGAAATCGTCAAGCATACGGGCTTGATCACCGAAGAGGTGGCAAATCAAGCGAAAGCGATGGGTATCAAGAAGCTTGGATTCGAACAAGACTATCTTACATATGCGGTCCACCAATCCTATTCGAAAAAAGTGGACGGCGAGCTGGTGCCTGTATCAGGCATGATTGAAAAACTTCGACTGATCAAAGACGAAGATGAGCTCAAGGTTCTGAAAGAAGCAGCTGAGCTTGCAGATAAGACATTTGAACATATCCTTACTTTCATCAAGCCTGGCATGCGTGAAATCGACGTATCAAATGAATTGGAGTTTTTCATGAGAAAGAATGGAGCAACTTCATCCTCGTTCGATATCATCGTAGCTTCTGGGGTACGTTCTTCCTTGCCTCACGGTGTAGCCTCTGAGAAGGTGATTGAAAAAGGAGATATGGTGACACTTGACTTTGGTGCACTTTACAAAGGGTATTGCTCTGACATCACTCGAACAATCGCTGTCGGCGAGCCGAGTGAGAAAATGAAGGAGATCCATCAAATCGTTCTCGATGCCCAGTTGAAAGGATTGGAAGGCTTGAAACCGGGTATGACAGGTATTGAAGCAGACGCTCTGACAAGAGATTACATCAAGGAAAAAGGATACGGAGAAAACTTCGGTCACTCGACGGGTCATGGAATCGGCCTTGATGTCCATGAGGGACCTGGCTTATCGTTCAAAGTCGATACGGTCCTCGAGCCTGGTATGGTTGTTACAGTTGAGCCAGGAATCTATGTATCCGGTTTGGGCGGTGTCCGAATTGAAGACGATGTTGTCATAACGGAAACAGGTTGTGAAAAATTGTCGACATCATCCAAAGAATTGTTTATCATAGGCGAGTAA
- the aroQ gene encoding type II 3-dehydroquinate dehydratase, with translation MKVMIINGPNLNRLGKREPAIYGHESLDQIMGSLSQQANELGCEIEHHQSNHEGDLIDWIHHAEEEHDGIILNAGAFTHYSYAIRDAIASISLPVIEVHLSNIYARESFRHTSVLLEVAIGQISGFGSIGYELALRGLINHLKGEI, from the coding sequence ATGAAAGTGATGATCATCAATGGGCCTAATTTGAACCGATTAGGTAAACGCGAACCTGCCATTTATGGTCATGAAAGTCTTGACCAGATCATGGGATCGCTCAGTCAGCAAGCAAACGAACTCGGTTGTGAAATTGAACATCACCAGTCGAATCATGAGGGAGACTTGATTGATTGGATCCATCATGCTGAAGAGGAGCATGACGGGATTATCCTGAATGCTGGAGCATTTACGCATTACAGCTATGCAATAAGGGATGCAATCGCGAGCATTTCACTCCCGGTTATAGAAGTTCACTTATCCAATATATATGCGCGAGAATCCTTCAGGCATACCTCTGTTCTCTTAGAAGTCGCGATTGGACAAATTTCCGGGTTTGGAAGCATCGGATACGAACTTGCATTACGAGGATTGATTAATCATTTGAAGGGGGAAATTTAA
- a CDS encoding YqhR family membrane protein — METEKRHDEQLEQDQQETQYSFTGKILTIGFIGGLFWSLIGYGLYMLNFTKIRPALVLSPWVVGEWKEKALGDWIGILVIGLLSLLVALLYKVLFAKFKHMITGILFGVGLWIIVFYLLRPMFPGLQPIQELGRNTVTTTLCLYVLYGLFIGFSISFEYDELQKARKERQ; from the coding sequence ATGGAAACGGAAAAGAGACATGATGAGCAGTTAGAGCAGGATCAACAGGAAACCCAATATTCGTTTACAGGTAAAATTTTGACGATCGGTTTCATCGGGGGATTGTTTTGGAGCTTGATCGGTTATGGCCTTTATATGTTGAACTTTACGAAGATACGGCCGGCCCTCGTTTTATCGCCATGGGTGGTTGGCGAATGGAAGGAGAAAGCTTTAGGTGATTGGATCGGCATCCTCGTCATTGGTTTGCTGTCTTTGCTGGTCGCTCTCCTGTATAAGGTTTTATTTGCGAAATTCAAGCATATGATCACCGGCATTTTATTCGGTGTAGGTTTATGGATCATCGTTTTTTACCTGCTTAGACCGATGTTCCCTGGTTTGCAGCCGATTCAAGAGCTCGGAAGGAATACGGTGACGACGACCTTGTGTTTGTATGTGTTATATGGATTGTTCATCGGGTTTTCGATTTCCTTTGAATATGACGAACTGCAGAAGGCTCGGAAGGAACGGCAATAA
- a CDS encoding DUF1385 domain-containing protein: MSNQKTPAYGGQAVVEGVMFAGKHTYVTAIRRKDDSIEYFEVKKKHRPVLNFFKKVPFVRGVVAIVEASGNGVKHLNFSTDRYDVDPEDDEEMLKGKQPSKFSLILGTALIGVLSFIFGKFLFTLLPAIAAEAFRPIPIFSGHIGQNVIEGTLKLVLLLSYLYFISLTPLVKRVFQYHGAEHKVINAYENNLPLTVENVQAQSRLHYRCGSSFILFTVMVGFLIYLTVPTDPLWVRLLSRLALIPVVLGVSYEVLQATNKLRNIPVLRFLGVPGLWLQLLTTKEPNDRQTEVAIDSFNEMLKRDQMYENEATETSAKVV, encoded by the coding sequence ATGTCTAATCAAAAAACGCCAGCGTACGGTGGTCAGGCCGTCGTAGAAGGTGTCATGTTCGCTGGTAAACACACATATGTAACAGCAATCAGACGTAAAGACGATTCGATCGAATACTTTGAAGTGAAGAAAAAACATCGTCCCGTACTGAACTTCTTCAAGAAGGTACCTTTTGTCAGAGGGGTTGTCGCGATCGTCGAAGCAAGCGGGAATGGTGTCAAACACTTGAACTTCTCAACGGATCGTTACGATGTAGATCCTGAAGACGATGAAGAGATGTTAAAAGGGAAACAGCCCTCGAAGTTTTCACTCATATTGGGTACCGCATTGATTGGGGTATTATCCTTCATATTCGGAAAATTCCTGTTTACCTTGCTTCCAGCAATCGCTGCAGAAGCTTTCCGTCCCATTCCGATATTTTCCGGACACATTGGGCAAAATGTCATTGAAGGCACTCTGAAGTTGGTTTTATTGCTATCATACTTATATTTCATATCCCTGACACCGCTGGTTAAGCGAGTCTTCCAATATCACGGTGCCGAACACAAAGTCATCAATGCTTATGAAAACAATTTACCGCTCACAGTCGAGAATGTTCAAGCACAATCAAGGTTACATTATCGTTGTGGAAGCAGCTTCATCCTATTCACAGTCATGGTGGGCTTTCTCATTTACTTAACGGTTCCAACTGATCCTCTATGGGTGAGATTGTTATCGAGATTGGCTCTGATCCCTGTCGTTCTCGGAGTCTCGTACGAAGTGCTTCAAGCCACGAATAAGCTTAGAAACATTCCAGTATTACGGTTTCTAGGTGTTCCTGGACTTTGGCTGCAGCTGTTGACAACCAAAGAACCGAACGATCGACAAACAGAAGTCGCAATCGACTCTTTCAACGAAATGCTAAAAAGAGATCAAATGTATGAAAATGAAGCGACAGAAACGAGCGCAAAAGTGGTTTAA
- a CDS encoding SA1362 family protein gives MLFPRKFNVIIPLLLGLAAFGFVMTVITRPMYLVKMVLIIAAVGGLFYFLYKRFITKRMGRDLGQYKQAARYSAKKYQNNTGNFLSKATTQTSPKKKAKPSFNKLKKRNVNHNLKVIEGKKGKKKNRAL, from the coding sequence TTGTTGTTTCCACGTAAATTCAACGTGATCATCCCATTACTCCTTGGTCTTGCTGCATTCGGATTTGTGATGACAGTAATCACCCGCCCGATGTATCTTGTGAAAATGGTCTTGATCATTGCTGCAGTCGGTGGGCTCTTCTATTTTCTGTATAAGCGCTTCATCACAAAGAGAATGGGTAGAGATTTAGGTCAATACAAGCAAGCGGCTCGCTATTCGGCCAAGAAATATCAGAACAACACTGGTAATTTCTTATCTAAAGCGACCACGCAAACCAGCCCGAAAAAGAAGGCAAAACCCTCCTTTAACAAATTAAAAAAGCGTAACGTAAACCACAACCTGAAAGTAATAGAAGGAAAAAAAGGCAAGAAGAAAAATCGAGCACTATAA